Proteins encoded within one genomic window of Spirulina major PCC 6313:
- a CDS encoding ATP-binding protein: MEKAPIPLNETARLAALRRYRILDTLPEVEYDDITRLASVLCGSSTVLISLVDFNRQWFKSRVGLDVTETARDISFCGHVVASGTMLIIPDATEDIRFCDNPLVTQAPHIRFYAGAPLRTREGLILGTLCLIDYAPKTLSSEQIEHLQSLSRLAMRQLDLRLAAKCSERLAAVVTSSNDAIITQALDGTIDTWNPQAEHLFGYSEQEMINQSLGIVLGPQGWGVEPTLVNAVLRGEALQRLETTFYHRDGEAIAVSVTLSPLRNSNQHIIGTAMIVRDIRKPKLAEQQLQAMHAKLLRSTGLRNEVLTNISHELRTSMSAILGMTQGLQDQVFGPINTIQSRALEAIAQGSQHLLSLIEDIPNLANIESGQMEITVAPTAIASLCRQSMTIVQQQAYAKELQLDLQLSPNLPPVLLDERRIRQVLINLLTNAVKFTPPAGTITLTVHELRPLTPAPAQPDGPDHCLQITVSDTGIGIAPEHRDTILQPFTQLNPKRQQTGLGLGLSIVRGIVESHGGDLQIASELGQGSAFTLTLPVRLATPTPTPPPSMIETLLAAATNKAPLILLVEDNEADIMTLLGYLQAKGYQLRVAKTGLEAIAITQAEPPDIILMDIQLPEMDGLAAMQQIRQNPTLANVPIIALTALAMAGDRDRCLAAGANAYLSKPVRLRHLIATIEGLLAVALS; this comes from the coding sequence ATGGAGAAAGCACCTATTCCCCTGAATGAAACTGCGCGTCTGGCAGCCCTACGACGATATCGGATTCTCGATACATTGCCCGAAGTAGAATATGATGACATCACCCGTTTAGCCAGCGTTTTATGTGGTTCTTCTACGGTGCTGATTTCCTTGGTCGATTTCAATCGGCAATGGTTCAAATCACGGGTGGGTTTGGATGTGACCGAAACAGCACGTGATATTTCGTTTTGTGGTCATGTGGTGGCTAGTGGCACGATGCTGATCATCCCCGATGCCACCGAAGACATCCGCTTTTGTGATAATCCCCTGGTCACCCAGGCTCCCCATATTCGGTTTTATGCGGGTGCTCCGCTGCGTACTAGAGAGGGGCTGATCTTGGGAACCCTCTGCCTGATTGACTATGCCCCCAAAACCCTAAGCTCAGAACAGATCGAACATCTTCAATCCCTCAGTCGTCTTGCGATGCGACAGCTTGATCTCCGGTTGGCGGCAAAATGTTCAGAGCGTTTGGCGGCGGTTGTCACCTCTTCCAATGATGCGATCATCACCCAGGCCCTTGATGGCACGATTGACACCTGGAATCCCCAAGCGGAACACCTTTTCGGCTACTCGGAACAGGAGATGATCAATCAATCCTTGGGGATTGTGTTGGGGCCGCAGGGGTGGGGGGTGGAACCCACGTTGGTCAATGCCGTTCTTCGGGGCGAAGCATTACAGCGGTTAGAAACGACGTTTTATCATCGGGATGGTGAGGCGATCGCGGTATCGGTGACGCTCTCGCCCCTGCGCAATTCCAATCAGCACATCATCGGCACAGCAATGATTGTGCGGGATATTCGCAAGCCCAAACTTGCAGAACAACAACTGCAAGCGATGCACGCCAAACTGCTGCGAAGCACGGGGCTGAGAAATGAGGTGCTGACCAATATCAGTCATGAATTGCGCACATCGATGAGTGCCATTCTTGGTATGACGCAGGGATTACAAGATCAGGTTTTTGGCCCGATCAACACGATCCAGAGCCGAGCCTTGGAGGCGATCGCCCAGGGTAGTCAGCATCTGCTCTCCCTGATTGAAGACATTCCGAATCTGGCCAATATTGAATCTGGGCAGATGGAGATCACCGTCGCTCCGACAGCGATCGCATCCCTCTGTCGTCAGAGCATGACCATCGTTCAACAACAGGCCTACGCCAAGGAACTTCAGCTTGATCTACAACTGTCACCCAACCTGCCCCCCGTCCTGCTCGATGAACGACGCATCCGGCAAGTCTTGATCAACCTCCTCACCAATGCGGTGAAGTTTACACCCCCCGCCGGAACCATCACCCTCACCGTCCACGAACTCCGCCCCCTGACCCCCGCCCCCGCTCAACCTGATGGCCCGGATCATTGCCTCCAAATCACCGTCAGTGACACCGGCATCGGCATTGCACCGGAACACCGCGACACCATTTTGCAACCCTTCACCCAACTAAACCCAAAACGACAACAGACGGGCCTAGGACTGGGGTTGTCGATTGTGCGCGGGATTGTGGAGTCCCACGGGGGAGACCTTCAGATCGCCAGCGAATTGGGCCAGGGGAGTGCGTTCACCCTGACGCTGCCGGTACGATTAGCCACCCCTACCCCCACGCCTCCCCCCTCGATGATCGAGACGCTCCTCGCCGCTGCGACGAACAAAGCCCCGCTCATTCTCTTGGTAGAAGACAATGAAGCCGACATTATGACCCTGTTGGGCTATTTGCAGGCGAAGGGCTATCAGTTGCGGGTGGCCAAAACGGGACTCGAAGCGATCGCGATTACCCAAGCCGAACCGCCCGATATTATTTTGATGGATATTCAACTCCCGGAGATGGATGGCTTGGCAGCGATGCAGCAGATTCGCCAAAATCCCACCCTGGCGAATGTGCCAATCATTGCGTTGACGGCCTTGGCGATGGCGGGCGATCGCGATCGCTGCCTCGCCGCCGGAGCCAACGCCTACCTGAGTAAACCCGTACGCCTCCGCCATCTGATCGCCACCATTGAGGGTCTCCTCGCGGTGGCATTGTCCTGA
- a CDS encoding tetratricopeptide repeat protein: MPDSVTSLYDSGLERYQAGEGPETLIPVFREICDRSRKNPAAWSSLAWLYLLSNKGEQALSAAQKGIKLDPNAPQARINLALAMLETGKTGVRDHVEAAKDMMAASSEIRQDIIDNIEDGLGRKPDWKALQRLKKWLTE; this comes from the coding sequence ATGCCAGATTCTGTAACCTCACTCTATGACAGTGGCCTAGAACGCTACCAAGCGGGGGAAGGCCCGGAAACGCTAATCCCGGTGTTTCGTGAAATTTGCGATCGCAGTCGCAAAAATCCCGCCGCTTGGTCAAGCTTGGCTTGGCTGTATCTCCTGTCCAACAAGGGCGAACAGGCCCTCAGCGCGGCCCAAAAAGGGATTAAGCTTGACCCCAACGCCCCCCAAGCCCGGATCAATCTCGCCCTAGCGATGTTGGAAACTGGCAAAACGGGGGTGCGAGATCATGTGGAGGCCGCCAAAGACATGATGGCCGCTAGCTCCGAAATCCGCCAAGATATCATCGACAATATTGAAGATGGCTTGGGCCGTAAGCCTGATTGGAAAGCGTTGCAACGTCTGAAAAAATGGCTAACGGAGTAA
- a CDS encoding hybrid sensor histidine kinase/response regulator encodes MHNTTILIVDDEPDNFDVIEALLEHQEYQLHYAPNGQAAINALPILNPGLILLDVMMPELDGIEVCRRIKSMARWSNIPIMMVTALDSKKDLAQCLDAGADDFISKPVNALELRARVQSLLRIKAQYDQIQEFSQVQEQTIQLLKKTLHELRGNLARSLSHELNTPLNGILGTLDLLRYDLANMEPSEIEELLGWIHESACRLEHLTNKFLVYLELELASTYQKPLSLDDSGFNLALLRGHIQDRVRRADRTADLTLVCPEQDISFSERYFMILLTELVDNACKFSEHGQPIQITIDPQPDAVTLTVQDAGRGMTPEQLQRIDALVQFDRQHYEQQGVGLGLRIIQKIAELGNAPLRITSDLHKGTQIQITFPTLAAESVAIP; translated from the coding sequence ATGCACAACACCACGATCCTCATTGTTGATGATGAACCCGATAACTTTGATGTCATTGAAGCCCTCCTCGAACATCAAGAGTATCAACTTCATTACGCCCCCAATGGTCAAGCCGCCATTAATGCGTTACCGATCTTAAATCCGGGCCTCATTTTATTAGATGTGATGATGCCAGAACTAGATGGCATCGAAGTCTGTCGCCGGATCAAAAGTATGGCCCGCTGGTCAAATATTCCGATTATGATGGTAACAGCGTTAGACAGTAAAAAAGACTTGGCGCAATGTTTAGATGCGGGGGCTGATGACTTCATTAGTAAACCCGTGAATGCCCTCGAACTCCGTGCTAGGGTGCAATCACTGCTCAGAATCAAAGCCCAATACGACCAAATTCAAGAATTTTCCCAAGTTCAAGAACAAACCATTCAACTCCTCAAAAAAACCCTCCATGAATTGCGCGGTAACTTAGCCCGCAGCCTCTCCCACGAACTCAATACCCCCCTCAACGGTATTCTCGGAACCCTCGATCTACTCCGCTACGACCTTGCCAATATGGAACCGAGTGAGATTGAAGAACTCCTCGGTTGGATTCATGAATCGGCCTGTCGTCTTGAACATCTAACGAATAAATTTCTCGTTTACCTTGAATTAGAACTGGCATCTACCTATCAAAAACCCTTGTCGCTGGATGATTCTGGTTTTAACTTGGCTTTGCTGAGGGGTCATATCCAAGACCGCGTGCGCCGGGCCGATCGCACTGCGGATTTAACCCTGGTTTGTCCTGAACAAGATATTTCCTTTTCAGAACGTTATTTTATGATTCTCTTAACAGAATTAGTCGATAATGCCTGTAAATTTTCCGAACACGGCCAGCCCATTCAGATCACCATTGATCCCCAACCCGATGCTGTCACCCTCACGGTTCAGGATGCGGGGCGCGGCATGACCCCCGAACAACTGCAACGGATCGACGCTTTGGTACAGTTTGACCGTCAACATTATGAGCAGCAAGGGGTTGGCCTGGGGCTACGCATTATCCAAAAAATTGCGGAGTTGGGCAACGCTCCCCTGCGAATCACCAGCGATCTCCACAAAGGCACACAGATTCAGATCACTTTTCCCACCTTGGCGGCTGAGTCTGTGGCCATACCCTAA
- a CDS encoding PAS domain S-box protein, with the protein MYKSALPIAPVDLQAAIIRDPLTVTCDTPLMEAIATMNQSHNYCAHDLAAREAAWRQEARSSCVLVLANERVVGIFTERDVVRHCAAQQDLTHWTIAQGMQSPVMTLPETEFTDVLVAINRLQQHHIRHLPLVDAAGRLSGLLTHESLRHTTRPVDLLRLRQVHEVMSPAVITAAPGVSMLTIAQILAQHRVSCVVIVATQGEGDAAIQRPVGMITERDVVRFRSLEVDLAHCTAATLMSQPVIEVQTEDSLWHVQTVMEEHQVRRVVVTDDRGELQGIVTQSSLLNVLNPIELFHLAEMLEAKVKRLEAEKMTLLEQRASTLEQQVQARTAELSHKAEQDRILNAIALQIRSSLDLQTILDTAAAQIHQLLQCDRVTMWQMDDQYHTRVVAEATDSPDWLVGADIFDECFVESLTESYREGKIHIVPDIETAEIAPCHRDLLRRIYTRAKVMVPLLCNDQLWGFLNVTERDFPRQWQPAEVELLQALSVHLAIAIQQATTHAQLHQELHDRQQVEQRLNDAQKLAKVGSWEYDVQVGNLSWTAEVARIFERDPQDFNSAQGVFFEAVHPDDRALVWQAYDYHLREQHPYDIVHRLWMPDGRVKYVHEQCETDYAEDGTPLRSRGMVQDITDRKEVEIALATLNTELETRVQERTQQLREQDLQLQEFLENANDLIQSVRLADSHFEFVNQTWLNTLGYTAAEVENLTIFDVLHPDHHDSCRAMLTEIQAGDRCSLDRMELLFLTKNRRKIVVEGSINCRYEGEYPVAARAIFRDITQQKNILEALRDSQKRYQRLVDDIGSKFLIFSHTGKLGRLTYVSSGCEAIFGQDRADLLGQPWLEAVQWLPESHAQSHAILNDFFQHPQQSQPQQCELQFRHPDGQIRTIALHQHPVRDEAGTLIAVEGIAENITAQKAAAIHLQNLNYRLQIALRSVAMGIWDWNIQKQNLTWDDRMFEIYGIQADDFTGQVDYWHDILHPDDREATLAKIQQALTGVCEFVDQFRIVQPTGEVRWIDAHSLIQRDAQGKVTHMVGTNLDVTEQITAEQERQTLLQELTNFKSAIDQAAIVVITDTNGTILYANDRFCERSGYTQAEVIGQTHRLVKSGYHPPEFFGELWETICQGRVWRGEVCNRTKAGEQYWMDTTVVPFLDDQGAPVQYLAIRFDITARKAAEVEIQLQLAAIEAAIDGIGVLQGDIYIAANDAHLTLFGLTESSDLIGKPWQMLYDPEEIRRFQREVFPALRRDRAWKGEAIAKRTDGSTFVEELSLTLTAENLLICVCRDVTERKQAERIVRQQAQKDHLLASITQQMRSSLSLADVLNTTVQEVHQVLQCSRVLVYRVFPWGNGAVIAESALPGWSRLLDREFPEEVFPKENYDRYVQGRVFALEDRDAQPQQVLPCLVEFLTEIQVRAKLVVPIVQQDSLWGLIIAHQCDRPRVWQTWEIDLLRKIGDQLAIAIQQADLFEQVQAELLERQQAEQKLTERNQELALSNQKLERATRLKDEFLANMSHELRTPLNAILGMTEGLHDQVFGAIAPAQTKALHTIEQSGTHLLSLINDILDLSKIEAGQVQLDCSPTAIAPLCRQSLSFIKQQAYKKKITLKTHIPTHLPHITLDERRIRQVLINLLNNAVKFTPDGGRITLTATIVTVTDHHHESMIKLAIQDTGIGIAKDDLSRLFQPFIQIDSALNRQYSGTGLGLALVRRIVELHGGYVEVVSEVNQGSCFMIYLPGLVAGTEETLAQLNSFAPGHTDSPTHPHQPVVTPLILLAEDNEANVLTLSGYLEAKGYQLIFAKTGTEAIAIAQAEQPDIILMDIQMPGMDGLEAIHAIRQDATIATIPIIALTALAMTGDRDRCLAAGANAYLSKPVKLRNLITMIQDLLKS; encoded by the coding sequence ATGTATAAAAGTGCCCTCCCGATCGCGCCCGTGGATCTGCAAGCCGCCATTATTCGTGACCCCTTAACCGTGACCTGCGACACCCCCTTAATGGAGGCGATCGCAACCATGAACCAATCCCACAACTACTGTGCCCACGATCTCGCCGCACGGGAAGCCGCTTGGCGACAGGAGGCGCGATCGAGTTGTGTGTTGGTGTTAGCAAACGAGCGCGTTGTGGGAATTTTCACCGAGCGGGATGTGGTGCGTCACTGTGCAGCGCAACAGGACTTGACCCATTGGACGATCGCCCAAGGGATGCAGTCGCCGGTCATGACCTTACCAGAGACGGAATTCACCGATGTGTTAGTGGCCATCAATCGGTTGCAACAGCATCACATCCGCCATTTACCCCTCGTGGATGCCGCCGGTCGCCTCTCCGGACTCCTCACCCATGAGAGTCTGCGGCACACCACCCGCCCCGTGGACTTGTTACGCTTACGGCAGGTGCATGAGGTGATGAGTCCGGCGGTGATTACCGCTGCGCCGGGGGTGTCGATGTTGACGATCGCGCAAATCTTGGCGCAGCATCGGGTGAGTTGTGTGGTGATCGTGGCCACCCAAGGGGAGGGAGACGCAGCGATCCAGCGCCCGGTGGGGATGATCACGGAGCGGGATGTGGTGCGGTTTCGCAGCCTTGAGGTAGATTTGGCCCATTGCACCGCTGCCACGCTGATGAGCCAGCCTGTGATTGAAGTGCAGACCGAGGATAGTCTGTGGCATGTGCAGACGGTGATGGAAGAGCATCAGGTGCGGCGGGTGGTGGTGACGGACGATCGCGGTGAGTTGCAGGGTATTGTCACCCAGAGCAGTTTATTAAATGTCCTGAACCCCATTGAACTGTTCCATTTGGCCGAGATGCTCGAAGCCAAGGTCAAGCGCCTCGAAGCCGAAAAAATGACGTTGTTAGAACAGCGGGCCAGCACCCTAGAGCAACAAGTGCAGGCCCGCACCGCAGAACTCAGCCACAAAGCTGAACAGGATCGGATTCTCAATGCGATCGCCCTCCAGATTCGCTCCTCGTTGGATTTACAAACCATCCTCGACACAGCAGCGGCCCAGATTCATCAGCTTTTGCAGTGCGATCGCGTCACGATGTGGCAAATGGATGACCAATACCATACCCGCGTTGTGGCCGAAGCCACCGATTCCCCCGACTGGCTTGTGGGGGCAGATATTTTCGATGAATGTTTTGTCGAATCCCTCACCGAATCCTATCGCGAGGGCAAGATTCACATTGTGCCCGATATTGAAACCGCCGAGATAGCCCCATGTCACCGAGACTTGTTGCGGCGCATCTATACCCGCGCCAAAGTGATGGTGCCGCTGTTGTGTAATGACCAATTGTGGGGTTTTTTGAATGTGACAGAGCGGGACTTTCCCCGCCAGTGGCAACCCGCCGAAGTGGAACTTCTGCAAGCCCTCTCGGTGCATTTAGCGATCGCCATTCAACAGGCCACCACCCATGCACAGTTACACCAAGAATTACACGATCGGCAACAGGTCGAACAACGCTTAAACGACGCGCAAAAACTCGCCAAAGTGGGCAGTTGGGAATACGATGTGCAGGTGGGTAACCTGTCGTGGACGGCAGAAGTGGCACGGATTTTTGAGCGCGATCCCCAGGATTTTAATTCAGCCCAGGGTGTGTTTTTTGAGGCAGTCCACCCGGACGATCGCGCCCTAGTTTGGCAAGCCTACGACTATCATTTACGCGAGCAACACCCCTACGATATTGTCCATCGTCTTTGGATGCCCGATGGACGGGTGAAATATGTTCACGAACAATGTGAAACGGATTATGCCGAGGATGGGACACCCTTGCGATCGCGGGGCATGGTGCAGGATATCACCGACCGTAAAGAAGTCGAAATCGCCCTCGCCACCCTCAACACCGAACTCGAAACCCGCGTCCAAGAACGCACCCAACAACTCCGCGAACAAGATCTTCAACTCCAAGAATTTTTAGAAAATGCCAATGATTTAATTCAAAGTGTGCGCTTGGCGGATAGTCATTTTGAATTTGTCAATCAAACCTGGCTCAATACCTTAGGCTATACCGCCGCAGAAGTGGAAAACCTGACTATTTTTGATGTGCTCCATCCGGATCATCATGACTCTTGCCGGGCGATGCTCACTGAAATTCAAGCGGGCGATCGCTGCTCCCTTGACCGGATGGAATTACTCTTTCTCACAAAAAATCGCCGAAAAATCGTTGTCGAAGGAAGTATTAACTGTCGCTATGAAGGTGAATATCCGGTGGCTGCCCGTGCCATTTTTCGCGACATTACCCAACAGAAAAACATCCTCGAAGCCCTCCGAGACAGTCAAAAACGGTATCAACGCCTCGTGGATGATATTGGCAGTAAATTTCTTATTTTCAGCCATACCGGAAAATTAGGGCGCTTGACCTATGTCAGCAGCGGTTGCGAAGCGATTTTTGGCCAAGATCGGGCGGATTTACTGGGTCAACCCTGGTTAGAAGCGGTGCAATGGCTCCCAGAGAGCCACGCCCAGAGCCACGCCATCCTCAACGATTTTTTCCAACATCCGCAACAGTCCCAACCCCAACAATGTGAACTGCAATTTCGCCACCCTGACGGCCAGATCCGGACGATCGCGCTCCACCAACATCCGGTGCGGGATGAGGCCGGGACATTAATCGCCGTCGAAGGGATTGCCGAAAATATTACCGCCCAAAAAGCCGCCGCCATTCACCTCCAAAACCTCAACTATCGTCTCCAGATTGCGCTACGGTCTGTGGCGATGGGGATTTGGGATTGGAATATCCAAAAGCAGAACCTCACCTGGGACGATCGCATGTTTGAAATCTACGGCATTCAGGCAGACGACTTTACAGGACAGGTGGACTACTGGCACGACATCCTGCATCCGGACGATCGCGAGGCCACCCTGGCGAAAATTCAACAGGCATTAACAGGGGTGTGCGAATTTGTCGATCAATTTCGGATTGTGCAGCCGACGGGCGAGGTGCGCTGGATCGATGCCCATTCGCTGATTCAACGCGATGCCCAGGGGAAGGTTACCCACATGGTCGGGACGAATCTTGATGTGACTGAGCAGATTACGGCGGAGCAGGAACGCCAAACCCTCTTACAAGAATTGACGAATTTTAAATCTGCCATTGATCAAGCGGCGATCGTGGTGATTACAGATACCAACGGGACGATCCTCTATGCCAATGATCGGTTTTGTGAGCGATCGGGCTACACCCAGGCGGAGGTGATTGGGCAAACTCATCGTTTGGTGAAGTCGGGCTACCATCCGCCGGAATTTTTTGGGGAACTGTGGGAGACAATCTGCCAGGGGCGAGTGTGGCGGGGGGAGGTGTGCAATCGTACCAAGGCGGGGGAACAATATTGGATGGATACAACGGTTGTGCCGTTTTTGGATGATCAGGGCGCTCCGGTACAGTATCTGGCGATTCGGTTTGACATTACGGCGCGAAAAGCGGCGGAAGTGGAGATTCAGCTGCAATTGGCGGCGATCGAGGCGGCGATCGATGGGATTGGTGTGCTGCAAGGGGATATCTACATCGCGGCGAATGATGCCCATCTAACGCTGTTTGGGTTAACGGAATCGTCGGATCTGATCGGGAAACCCTGGCAGATGTTGTACGACCCGGAAGAGATCCGACGGTTTCAGCGGGAGGTGTTTCCGGCGCTGAGACGCGATCGCGCCTGGAAGGGGGAAGCGATCGCGAAACGCACAGATGGGTCTACCTTTGTCGAAGAATTATCCCTCACCCTAACGGCAGAAAACTTGCTGATCTGTGTCTGTCGAGATGTGACGGAGCGCAAACAGGCCGAGCGCATTGTCCGCCAGCAAGCCCAAAAGGATCATCTCTTAGCCAGCATTACCCAACAGATGCGATCGTCCTTGAGTCTGGCGGATGTGCTCAATACGACGGTGCAGGAGGTGCATCAAGTGTTGCAATGTAGCCGGGTGCTGGTCTATCGGGTGTTTCCCTGGGGAAATGGAGCCGTGATCGCAGAATCCGCCCTGCCCGGTTGGTCGCGCTTGCTGGATCGGGAGTTTCCGGAGGAGGTCTTTCCGAAGGAAAACTACGATCGCTATGTGCAGGGGCGGGTGTTTGCCCTCGAAGATCGCGACGCTCAACCCCAACAGGTCTTACCCTGTTTGGTGGAATTCCTCACGGAAATTCAGGTGCGGGCGAAGTTGGTGGTTCCCATCGTGCAACAGGACAGCCTGTGGGGGTTGATCATTGCCCATCAATGCGATCGCCCCCGCGTTTGGCAAACCTGGGAAATTGACCTCCTGCGCAAAATCGGCGATCAATTAGCGATCGCCATTCAACAGGCGGATCTGTTTGAACAGGTGCAAGCGGAACTCCTCGAACGCCAACAGGCCGAACAAAAACTCACCGAACGCAACCAAGAACTCGCCCTCTCCAACCAAAAACTCGAACGGGCCACCCGCCTCAAAGATGAATTTCTTGCCAATATGAGCCACGAACTACGCACCCCCTTAAATGCCATTTTAGGCATGACCGAAGGCCTCCACGATCAGGTGTTCGGTGCGATCGCCCCCGCCCAAACCAAAGCCTTACACACCATTGAACAAAGTGGCACCCATTTACTCTCCTTAATCAACGATATTCTCGACCTCTCTAAAATTGAAGCCGGGCAAGTTCAACTCGATTGCAGTCCCACCGCGATCGCGCCCCTCTGCCGTCAAAGCTTGAGCTTCATCAAGCAACAAGCCTATAAAAAGAAAATCACCCTCAAAACCCACATTCCAACACATCTTCCACACATCACCCTCGATGAACGCCGAATTCGTCAAGTCTTGATTAACTTGCTCAATAATGCCGTGAAATTCACCCCCGACGGCGGCAGAATCACCCTCACCGCAACCATTGTGACCGTCACGGATCATCATCATGAATCGATGATTAAATTAGCCATTCAAGATACCGGCATTGGCATTGCAAAGGATGATTTATCCCGTCTATTTCAACCCTTTATCCAAATTGATAGCGCCCTCAATCGCCAATATAGCGGCACGGGTTTAGGCTTGGCCCTCGTGCGTCGGATTGTGGAATTACACGGGGGCTATGTGGAAGTGGTTAGTGAAGTGAATCAAGGCAGTTGTTTTATGATTTATCTGCCGGGTTTAGTCGCCGGAACGGAGGAAACCCTGGCGCAACTGAACTCGTTCGCCCCAGGGCACACCGACTCTCCAACCCATCCCCATCAACCGGTTGTGACCCCGCTGATTCTATTGGCGGAAGATAATGAGGCGAACGTTTTGACTCTATCGGGATATTTAGAAGCGAAGGGCTATCAGCTTATTTTTGCGAAGACTGGAACCGAAGCGATCGCGATCGCCCAAGCCGAACAGCCCGACATTATTTTGATGGATATTCAAATGCCGGGCATGGATGGCTTAGAGGCGATCCATGCGATTCGGCAGGATGCAACAATTGCGACGATTCCGATTATTGCCCTCACCGCTTTGGCCATGACGGGCGATCGCGATCGTTGCCTCGCCGCCGGAGCCAATGCATATCTCAGTAAGCCTGTAAAATTACGCAATCTCATCACAATGATCCAGGATTTACTAAAATCTTGA
- a CDS encoding M48 family metallopeptidase produces the protein MAPKQSLIGLKASQFRHPLDQDATQSLQQVPGLDIAIRAMLGPVVEEFMFINNVAASVQVGPQQLPQLHDLLLEACEILDVESPQLYVKQHPTPNAYTLAMRGKRPFIVIHTALIDLLTWEEVQAVIAHELGHLKCEHGVYMTLANVMVLAASIVPTWGALLTQALQDRMLEWSRCAELSCDRAALLACQNPDVVMSVLMKLAGGSPRLAPMLNLDAFVAQARDYDAIATHEIGHLLRSAQVQQLTHPFPVLRAREVQRWAKSSDYQALLESNRGGYNGKASNTGEWRNW, from the coding sequence ATGGCTCCGAAGCAATCGCTCATTGGGCTAAAAGCCAGCCAATTCCGCCACCCCCTCGACCAAGATGCCACCCAGTCACTTCAACAAGTGCCGGGCTTGGATATTGCCATTCGGGCGATGTTGGGGCCGGTGGTGGAAGAATTCATGTTCATCAACAATGTAGCCGCCAGTGTGCAAGTCGGGCCGCAGCAATTGCCGCAGCTTCATGATCTTCTCCTCGAAGCCTGCGAAATCCTCGATGTGGAGTCGCCCCAACTCTATGTCAAGCAGCACCCCACCCCCAACGCCTACACCCTGGCGATGCGGGGCAAGCGGCCCTTTATTGTGATTCATACGGCGTTAATTGACCTGTTGACCTGGGAAGAGGTGCAGGCGGTGATTGCCCATGAGTTGGGGCATTTGAAATGTGAGCATGGGGTCTATATGACCTTGGCGAATGTGATGGTGCTGGCGGCTTCGATCGTGCCGACGTGGGGAGCGTTGTTGACCCAGGCATTGCAGGATCGGATGTTGGAATGGTCGCGCTGTGCGGAGTTGAGTTGCGATCGCGCTGCCCTTCTCGCCTGCCAAAACCCCGATGTGGTGATGTCGGTGTTGATGAAGTTGGCGGGCGGTTCACCGCGTCTAGCTCCGATGTTGAACCTGGATGCTTTCGTTGCCCAAGCACGGGACTATGATGCGATCGCCACCCACGAAATCGGCCACCTGCTGCGATCAGCCCAAGTCCAGCAGCTAACCCACCCCTTCCCCGTACTCCGCGCCCGCGAAGTTCAACGCTGGGCCAAATCTTCTGATTATCAGGCCTTGCTGGAATCGAATCGAGGGGGCTATAATGGCAAAGCATCAAATACGGGTGAGTGGCGGAATTGGTAG